The Lemur catta isolate mLemCat1 chromosome 8, mLemCat1.pri, whole genome shotgun sequence genome has a segment encoding these proteins:
- the ZEB2 gene encoding zinc finger E-box-binding homeobox 2 isoform X2 — protein sequence MKEDYDTMGPEARIQTTVNNGTVKNANCTSDFEEYFAKRKLEERDGHAVSIEEYLQRSDTAIIYPEAPEELSRLGTPEANGQEENDLPPGTPDAFAQLLTCPYCDRGYKRLTSLKEHIKYRHEKNEENFSCPLCSYTFAYRTQLERHMVTHKPGTDQHQMLTQGAGNRKFKCTECGKAFKYKHHLKEHLRIHSGEKPYECPNCKKRFSHSGSYSSHISSKKCIGLISVNGRMRNNMKTGSSPNSVSSSPTNSAITQLRNKLENGKPLSMSEQTGLLKIKTEPLDFNDYKVLMATHGFSGTSPFMNGGLGATSPLGVHPSAQSPMQHLGVGMEAPLLGFPTMNSNLSEVQKVLQIVDNTVSRQKMDCKAEEISKLKGYHMKDPCSQPEEQGVTSPNIPPVGLPVVSHNGATKSIIDYTLEKVNEAKACLQSLTTDSRRQISNIKKEKLRTLIDLVTDDKMIENHNISTPFSCQFCKESFPGPIPLHQHERYLCKMNEEIKAVLQPHENIVPNKAGVFVDNKALLLSSVLSEKGMTSPINPYKDHMSVLKAYYAMNMEPNSDELLKISIAVGLPQEFVKEWFEQRKVYQYSNSRSPSLERNSKPLAANSNPPTKDSLLPRSPVKPMDSITSPSIAELHNSVTNCDPPLRLTKPSHFTNIKPVEKLDHSRSNTPSPLNLSSTSSKNSHSSSYTPNSFSSEELQAEPLDLSLPKQMKEPKSIIATKNKTKASSINLDHNSVSSSSENSDEPLNLTFIKKEFSNSNNLDNKSTNPVFGMNPFSAKPLYTALPPQSAFPPATFMPPVQTSIPGLRPYPGLDQMSFLPHMAYTYPTGAATFADMQQRRKYQRKQGFQGELLDGAQDYMSGLDDMTDSDSCLSRKKIKKTESGMYACDLCDKTFQKSSSLLRHKYEHTGKRPHQCQICKKAFKHKHHLIEHSRLHSGEKPYQCDKCGKRFSHSGSYSQHMNHRYSYCKREAEEREAAEREAREKGHLEPAELLLNRAYLQSITPQGYSDSEERESVPRDGESEKEHEKEGEDGYGKLGRQDGDEEFEEEEEESENKSMDTDPETIRDEEETGDHSMDDSSEDGKMETKSDHEEDNMEDGM from the exons TGAAGAATGCAAATTGCACATCAGACTTTGAGGAATACTTTGccaaaagaaaactggaggaaCGCGATGGCCATGCAGTCAGCATCGAGGAGTACCTTCAGCGCAGTGACACAGCCATTATTTACCCAGAAGCCCCTGAAGAGCTGTCTCGCCTTGGCACGCCAGAGGCCAATGGGCAAGAAGAAAATG ACCTGCCACCTGGAACTCCAGATGCTTTTGCCCAACTGCTGACCTGCCCCTACTGCGACCGGGGCTACAAGCGCTTGACATCACTGAAGGAGCACATCAAGTACCGCCACGAGAAGAATGAAGAGAACTTTTCCTGCCCTCTCTGTAGCTACACGTTTGCCTACCGCACCCAGCTCGAGCGGCATATGGTGACGCACAAGCCAGGGACAGATCAG cACCAAATGCTAACCCAAGGAGCAGGTAATCGCAAGTTCAAATGCACAGAGTGTGGCAAGGCCTTCAAATATAAACACCATCTGAAAGAACACCTGCGAATTCACAGTG gTGAAAAACCTTACGAGTGCCCAAACTGCAAGAAACGTTTCTCCCATTCTGGTTCCTACAGTTCGCACATCAGCAGCAAGAAATGTATTGGTTTAATCTCAGTAAATGGCCGAATGAGAAACAATATGAAGACGGGTTCTTCCCctaattctgtttcttcttctcctACTAATTCAGCCATTACCCAGTTAAGAAACAAGTTGGAGAATGGAAAACCACTGAGTATGTCTGAACAAACAGGcttacttaaaattaaaacagaaccACTAGACTTCAATGACTATAAAGTTCTTATGGCCACACACGGGTTTAGTGGCACTAGTCCCTTTATGAATGGTGGGCTTGGAGCCACCAGCCCTTTAGGAGTTCATCCATCTGCTCAGAGTCCAATGCAGCACTTAGGTGTAGGGATGGAAGCCCCTTTACTTGGATTTCCCACCATGAATAGTAATTTAAGTGAGGTGCAAAAGGTTCTACAGATTGTGGACAATACGGTTTCCAGGCAAAAAATGGACTGCAAGGCTGAAGAAATTTCCAAGTTGAAAGGTTATCACATGAAGGATCCATGTTCTCAACCCGAGGAACAAGGAGTTACTTCTCCTAATATTCCACCTGTCGGTCTTCCAGTAGTGAGTCATAATGGTGCCACTAAAAGTATTATTGACTATACGTTAGAAAAAGTCAATGAAGCCAAAGCTTGCCTCCAGAGCTTGACTACTGACTCAAGGAGACAGATCAGtaatataaagaaagagaagctGCGTACTTTAATAGATTTGGTCACCGATGATAAAATGATTGAGAACCACAACATATCCACGCCATTTTCATGCCAGTTCTGTAAAGAAAGTTTTCCTGGCCCCATCCCCTTGCATCAGCATGAACGTTACCTTTGTAAGATGAATGAAGAGATCAAGGCAGTCCTGCAACCTCATGAAAACATAGTCCCCAACAAAGCCGGAGTTTTTGTTGATAATAAAGCCCTCCTCTTGTCATCTGTACTTTCTGAGAAAGGAATGACAAGCCCCATCAACCCATACAAGGACCACATGTCTGTACTCAAAGCATACTATGCTATGAACATGGAGCCCAACTCTGATGAACTGCTGAAAATTTCCATTGCTGTGGGCCTTCCTCAGGAATTTGTGAAGGAATGGTTTGAGCAACGAAAAGTCTACCAGTATTCCAATTCCAGGTCACCATCACTGGAAAGGAACTCCAAGCCGTTAGCTGCCAACAGTAACCCTCCCACAAAAGACTCCTTATTACCCCGCTCTCCTGTAAAACCTATGGACTCCATAACGTCACCATCTATAGCAGAACTCCACAACAGTGTTACGAATTGTGATCCTCCTCTCAGGCTAACAAAACCTTCCCATTTTACCAATATTAAACCAGTTGAAAAATTGGACCACTCAAGGAGTAATACTCCTTCTCCCTTAAATCTTTCCTCCACATCTTCTAAAAACTCCCACAGTAGTTCATACACTCCAAACAGCTTCTCTTCCGAGGAGCTCCAGGCTGAGCCTTTGGACTTGTCATTACCAAAACAAATGAAGGAACCCAAAAGTATTATAgccacaaagaacaaaacaaaagctaGTAGCATAAATTTAGACCATAACAGTGTTTCTTCATCATCTGAAAATTCAGATGAGCCTCTGAACTTGACTTTTATCAAGAAGGAGTTTTCAAATTCAAATAATCTGGACAACAAAAGCACTAACCCAGTGTTCGGCATGAACCCTTTTAGTGCCAAACCTTTATACACAGCTCTTCCACCACAAAGCGCATTTCCCCCTGCCACTTTCATGCCACCAGTCCAGACCAGTATCCCTGGGCTACGACCATACCCAGGACTGGATCAGATGAGCTTCCTACCACATATGGCCTATACCTACCCAACTGGAGCAGCTACCTTTGCTGATATGCAGCAAAGGAGAAAGTACCAGCGGAAACAAGGATTTCAG GGAGAATTGCTTGATGGAGCACAAGACTACATGTCAGGCCTAGATGACATGACAGACTCCGACTCCTGTCTGTCTCGCAAGAAGATCAAGAAGACAGAGAGTGGCATGTATGCATGTGACTTATGTGACAAGACATTCCAGAAAAGCAGTTCCCTTCTGCGACATAAATATGAACACACAG GAAAAAGACCACATCAGTGTCAGATTTGTAAGAAAGCGTTTAAACACAAGCACCACCTTATCGAGCACTCGAGGCTGCACTCAGGCGAGAAGCCCTATCAGTGTGATAAATGTGGCAAGCGCTTCTCGCACTCGGGCTCCTACTCGCAGCACATGAATCACAGGTATTCCTACTGCAAGCGCGAGGCGGAGGAGCGGGAGGCCGCGGAGCGCGAGGCGCGCGAGAAAGGGCACTTGGAACCCGCCGAGCTGCTGCTGAACCGGGCTTACTTGCAGAGCATTACCCCCCAGGGGTACTCTGACTCGGAGGAGAGGGAGAGCGTGCCGAGGGATGGCGAGAGCGAGAAGGAGCACGAGAAGGAAGGCGAGGATGGCTACGGGAAGCTGGGGAGACAGGACGGCGACGAGGAGttcgaggaggaagaggaagaaagtgaaaataaaagtatgGATACGGATCCCGAAACGATACGAGATGAAGAAGAGACTGGAGATCACTCCATGGACGATAGTTCAGAGGAtgggaaaatggaaaccaaatcaGACCACGAAGAAGACAATATGGAAGATGGCATGTAA